GCCAGATGCTGTTGGCCGCCGATCTCTTGGTCGGACCGACGCCCGAGATCGTCCTCGTGGGCCATCGCGACGGCGCCGACGTGCGTGCGGCGGTGCGCGATTTCTGGTCGCACTTCGTGGCCTCGCGCGTGCTGGCCCTGCGCGAGCCCCAAGCGACCGCCGGCGGGCTGCTGGCCTCCACTTTCGCGGGCAAAGAGTCCGCGGGCGCGGAACCGACGGTCTATCTCTGCCAGAACTTTGCCTGCGACGCGCCGGTGTCGGGGCTCGAGGCAGTCTTGGCAACCTGGCGCAAATTGTCGCGGCGTGCGGATTAATGGTCGCTGGGGAGCCGCCTGTACCTGCCGCACAAGGCCGCGGCGCTTTGCAATCGCGACGCGGCGCTTTACCATCGTCAGGGCGCGGTGACCGCGCGACCATTCCCCTTACGGAGGAGCTGATCCAATGTTGCGACGACTGCTGGTGATGACCCTGTTCGCGGCGTTCATGGCTTTGACCACCACTTTGCTCGCGCCGGCGAGCCCCGTAGGCGTGAATCCTTCGGCGGCCGTTCAACGGGTCGCCTGGCGTCCGTATTACGCGCGCCCGCGGTTCTATCGCCCGCGAGTGTTCCGGCCGTTACCGATCATCCCGCGGCCGGTTGTGGTCGTGCCCGCGCCGGTCCCCGTGTTCGTTCCGCGTCCCTTATACCCGGTCTACATCTGGTAGCGCATGGTGGTGACTGCGGTCGAGCGAAGTGAGCAGCCCGCTGCGGCGACGACGCCGGGCGAGACCATCGCCCCCTGGCAGGCGATGCTCGTGCTCGTCGCGCTGACCCTGGCCGTGTTTCACCACGTAGGCAGCCACGGTTTTGTCTTTGACGACCTGATCAACATCCAGTCAAACGACCAACTCAACTGGGCGGGTCTGGGCCGTTTCTGGCGTGAGCCCTACGCCAGCATGTACATCCCGGTGACCTACAGCTTTTGGGTCGCCGAGGCCGAAGCGGCACGCACGTTGCGTCCTACCGCGAGCAATTTGCAGCTCGACCCCGGCCTGTTTCACTTTGCCAATCTGGCGCTGCATGTGGCCGTGGCGGTGTTGGTGTTCGTCTGGCTGCGCACGTTGCGGCTGAACAGCCTCGCTGCGGTTGCCGGTGCGTTGCTCTTTGCGGTGCACCCGTTGCAGACGGAGACGGTCAACTGGGTCACCGAAACCAAGGGGACGCTGGCCGCCCTGTTCGGCTGCGGCGCCCTGCTCGTGTTCGGACAATCGCTCGCGGCCAAGCCCGCCAAGCGCTGGCCCCTGTTCGGCGCTGCCACACTGCTCTTGGCGCTGGCGCTGCTGTCCAAGCCTTCGGCAGCGGCGATTCCGCTGATCGCGCTGGCCGTTGAATGGGGATTTCAGCAGCGCCCATTGCGCCGGTTGGCTTTGCCGCTGGCGATTTGGGCGGCGCTCGTCGTGCTCGTCGCCTGGTGGGCCGCGAGCGAACAAGAGGCCTCGGCCTTGCGCAATCTGGCGGCTCCGGCGTGGCGGCCGCTGGTGGCGGCCGATGCCGTCAGCTTCTATCTGCAAAAACTCGTCTCGCCCTTTGCCTACTGCCTGGACTACGGGCGCACGCCGGCCTGGCTCGTGAAACAGCCGGCCATCTATTTCACCTGGGTCCTGCCCGTGGCGCTGGCCGCCGTGCTCGCCGCGCTGCCTCGCCAACGCACCTGGCTGACCGCGCTCGCCGTGTTCGTCGCAGGACTCGCACCGACGCTGGGATTGATTCCGTTCGCGTTCCAGGAGATCTCGACCGTCGCGGACCGCTATGCCTATCTGGCCATGTTGGGACCCGCGCTGGCCGTGGCCGCAATCCTGACCTACTACGATCGGCGGCCGGTCTTGTTCGGCGTCTTTGGCTTGCTGCTGGTGTTCGGGTTCATCGCTAACCGAGCGAGCGAGCACTGGCAGAACCAGGCGACCGTGTTCAACCGGGCCCTGGCCGTGAATCCGCGCAGCGTGATGGGCAACCTGGCGATCGGCAACCTGCTGGTTTCGGTGGGCAAATTCGACGAGGGCCTGGCCCATTTTCGTCGCGGGCTCGAGTCCGACCCGCAACACCCCGGCCTGATCGGCAACCTGGGCATCGCGCTGGAAGGCGCGGGCCAGTACGAAGAAGCCTCGGAGGTCTTGCACAAGGCGTTGAAGCTACGGCCCGACAATCACCTGGCACACATCGGCCTGGGCCGCATCTACCAACGGGCCGGCGATCAGGCGCATGCTATCGAGTCGTTCGAGCGGGCCATCGAGCTGAATGATTCTGTCCCCGAGGCGCACGTGTTCCTCGCCCAGGCGCTGGCCGACAGCGGCGCGACCGGCCCGGCGATCGAGCAATTCGAGCGGGCCTTGCAAATGCATCCTCAATGGATGCCGGCGGCTGCCGAGTTGATGTGGCTGTGGTCCACCTCGAATGACGCCAAGCTGCGCAATGGCCCGGCCGCCGTGAAACTCGGCGAGTCGATTCGTGCAGGTCTTGAAACCAAGTCTGCGGCGCCACAGGACAGGCCCGATGCGCTGTTCTTCGACGCGCTGGCGGCCAGCTACGCGGAAACCAACCAGTACATGTTGGCCGTGCAGGTGGGCAGCAAGTTGGTCGAGGAATTGCAGCTGCTCGCGGCGAAAGACGCAGCGTGGAACGATTACCTGGCCGGCGTCAGCGAGCGTTTGAATCTTTACCATCATGGCCAGCCGGTGCGGAACGTTCCTCCGGGGCACCGCCTGAAGATTCCGGGGCGCTAAATCGCCGCTGCGCTCGACGCAGGCCTGGTGCGGCCCGAACGTTCGGCGAGCGATGCCCAGGCCGGCGCAGCCCAAACGCAAACCAGCGGCATGACCGGGTGGCGCAGGCGGTGATAGCCGACGGGTCCTCCAGACAGGACCAGCAGGTAGCCAGTCACGAGCAGCACCTGGCCACCGGCCAGCGTGAAGAACCGCGAGCGTTGCAGCACCAGCCCCGCCAGCGCCGCGAGATAAAGGCCCGCCAGCGCGCTTGCAGCCAGCGCGTGCAGGATCAGGCGCAGCGGGCGCGGCAGGCGTTGGCCGCCAAGCGATGCGATCAGCGCGCCGCTGCCCGGATCGATCAAGGTGGCGACGAGCCCCTGGCCGTATTGCTCGATGAAGGTGCCCGGCGCCGATTCCAGGATCTCGCGTGCGGCTTTCCGCATCCAGCGATAGCGTGCCCCCTGCGACCAGACGCGCTGTTCGGGATGCGCAGCGACGTACGCCTCGCGCGATGCCAGGCCCCATTCGCGCTGCACGTCGCGCAGATCGCGACGGTGCTGCTTGGCATATACCCCGGCCGCGTGCCAGAAATAGGCGTTGACGTCGCTCACCGCCGAGAACGCGCGATAGTCGGCCACGTCGGCGTTGCGCTGCGCCCAAAGCCCGGCCGGCACGATACCGCCGATCAGGCACAGGGACATGATCGGCTTGGAACACGTCTTGAACCATGTCGCGGGGAGCTGACGCAACCACGGACGCGAGCGCAACGCCACGACGACCCAGATCACGAGCGGCAAGAACACGGCGATCGGCCGCACGAACGCCGCGGCGACCAGCAGCGCAAAACCCACGCACAAGGCACCGCCATGGCCGCGGCGGAGTCCGGCCGCGAGGGCCACGAGCGCGGCAAGCAAGACAAACGCAAACAAGGTCTCCGAGAGCAGTTTGCCTGCATAGAGCACGCCGAGCGGTTCCACACTCGCCAAGGCCGCGGCGGTCAATGCGACGCGTTCGGCCAGCTGTAATTCCTTGGCCAGCAGGTAGACCAGGGCCACGCTCAGGCCGCCCAGCATTACTTGCAGCACCAGGCTCGTCGCTTCGATGCGACCGACCGCCGCGCCCAAGGCAAGCAGCAACGGGTAGCCCGGTGTGCGCAAGACTTCTGGCTCGTCGCCCCGCGAAAACTCGCCTTTCAGCGCCAGCGATCGCGCCGTTTCGAGATACGCGGCCGAATCGGGCTCGATCCAAGGACGGCCGCCGTTGGAAGCAAGCAGCGAGGCGAGCAGCACCGCCATCCTGAGCACCATCGCGGCCAATACGAGCGACCACAGGCTCGCGGAACCCGCCGCAGGGTCGGCGGCAGCGCGCGATCGGACAAGCGTGCTCACGGCGTGCTCACGGCGTGGTCGCGGGCGGCGCATCGGCCGCCGGCGCAGGTTCTGATTTCGACGGGGGCTCAGACGCCGGCGCGGTAGAAGCTTGTTCCGGTGCGGGCATTTCCGGAGCCTCGGGCAGTTCGGCCGGCGACGTGTCGAGATCGGGAGGCGGCAGCGTCGGATCAATCTGCGGTATGCCCTCCGGCTGACTTTCGGGCTCCGCGCCGCCAGCCAGCGAAATGGGCTCTCGCACCTGGCGACCCGTGATGTACAGCTCCAGCCGGCGTTGGAACCGCGCCTTGCCCTCGGCCAAGCCCAGGCTATCACACATTGCCACGGCGCGGCGGGCCAGGTCGATCGCGTCCGAGAACTTGCCCGCTTCGGCATACGCCGCGGCCAGCGTGTCGACGTACTCGAGGAAATCGGGCGGTTGCTGCTGCAGGTACAGGTCGAACACCTGTTTCGCCCACATCACGGCTTCTTCGCCGTTGCGATATTGCTCGTCCTCGCAGGTCGCCAAGATCCAAGCCAGGTTGTTCGCCGCCGACGGCCAACGTGCAAAATGATCTTTCTCAGCCAAGGCCGCGCGGTACCCGGCAAGGGCCTCGGCGATCCGGCCATTCGAGGATTGGATCAGTGCCAACTGATAGAGCGAACCGGGATGATTCGGGCGAGCGGCAAGCACCTCGCGGAAACAGGCCTCGGCTTCGGCCGGATTGTTGAGCGACCAGTAGGCGATCCCCAGGCCGTAGCGCGACTCGAGATGCGAAGGCTGCACGCCGAGCGATCCCTTGAATCGCGCCTCGGCTTCGGCGTATCGCTGCTGAGTCAGCAGCAGGTTTCCCAGCGTGCATAGCGTCTCGAATTCGTCCGGGGCAATCTGCAGGATCGCTTGCAGTTCTTCTTCCGCGGCGGCGGTTTGGCCTTCGGCCGACAGCAATTCGCTCAAGCGCCGATGGCCGGCGATCAGCAGGGCCCGGGCCTCGGCCAGCTGCGGATTGACTTGCAGCGCCTTCTGGGCGTTATCGATCGAACGGTAGATGGCCTCACGATCCTGTTCCGGAAACCGCGAATTGGCCATCGCCAGGCCCAAATAGGCCGCGGCCGAGCCGGGGCGTAGCGACAGCGCCGTCTCGAAGCTGGCCAGCGCGCCCTGGGTATCGCCATTGTGCAGCAGCGCATGGCCCAGATGCAGATGCGTCTCGGCGCGGTGCGGATCGAACTTCAATGCCCGACGAAACGCCGCAATCGCATCGTGGCCGCGGATCGAGCCAGACAACGATTGCCCGTAACCGTCGAGCGCCGCGACTTCGTCGGGGGCAAGCTTCAATGCCGCCGCAAAAACAGACTCGGCCGCGGCCTTGTCTCCGGCCGCCAGGCTCAATGAACCGCGCTCGACCATCGCGGCCACAAAATTGGGATCGCGCTCGAGCGCCTCGGTCAGCGCCGACTGGGCCGTGACCGTCTCGCCTTGGGCCGATGCCGCACGGGCCCGCAACAGCGACGCCAGAGGACTGCGGGGATTCTGTCGTTCGAGACGCGCGGCCAGCGACGCATCGCTCGTCCAGCTGCTCGCCTCGACATGACTGGTGACCAGCAAGATACCCGCCAAGACCGCGGCCAGCGCATAGCCGCCGGACCGTTCGCAAAGACTCAATGCACCGGCCAAGGCCATGGCCGGTCCCAGGAGCGCCCAGACGGTTACGGGTGCGGTCAATCCGGCTTCGACCATCCCAGGCCAAACGCCCGCCGCGGGAAGCAGGGCCACGATGAGCAGGCCACAAGCCGTGAGGGTGCGATCGACCCGGCCCAACCAGGCACTGGCAATCAGGATCACAGCGACGCTCAACGCGCCGATGCTCAGCCAGGGCCAGGCGGCGAACACTTCGGTCCAACTGACTGTCGCAACGGCAGGGCGCGGCAGGGCAAAGCGAATCTGCACGAGCGCCATGCCCCCCAGAAACAGCCACAGCACCAGCAAGGCCCAGCGCATCGGGACCGGCGCCTTGCGCTCGCGCGGTCGCACCCAGCCCCAATCGATCACCCAGGCGAACAGCGGAGTGAGCAACGCAAGCGGATCGGCCAGCAATGCCAATGCATAAAACAGCGTTGCGGCCAGATAACCCAGCGGCTGCACCGAGCTATTGCGTCGGCCGGCTTGGGGAGTGTCAACACGGGAGGTGGCCAACGTGAAATACAGAGCCAGCGCCGCCAGCCCCAACAAGAGCCCCAGCATCTGCGGCGCTTGCGAGACCCACGCGACCGGCTCGACCTGCCAAGGATGGACAGCAAAGACGATGGCCGCGGCAGTCGCCGCTGCGACGTGCCTGGTCACACGGTAAAAGATCCAAAACGCCAGCCAAGCGCACAGTGCCGCCAGCACGAGCTGGGCCTGATGAAACTGCCGTGAAGAGGGC
This region of Pirellulales bacterium genomic DNA includes:
- a CDS encoding glycosyltransferase family 39 protein, translated to MSTLVRSRAAADPAAGSASLWSLVLAAMVLRMAVLLASLLASNGGRPWIEPDSAAYLETARSLALKGEFSRGDEPEVLRTPGYPLLLALGAAVGRIEATSLVLQVMLGGLSVALVYLLAKELQLAERVALTAAALASVEPLGVLYAGKLLSETLFAFVLLAALVALAAGLRRGHGGALCVGFALLVAAAFVRPIAVFLPLVIWVVVALRSRPWLRQLPATWFKTCSKPIMSLCLIGGIVPAGLWAQRNADVADYRAFSAVSDVNAYFWHAAGVYAKQHRRDLRDVQREWGLASREAYVAAHPEQRVWSQGARYRWMRKAAREILESAPGTFIEQYGQGLVATLIDPGSGALIASLGGQRLPRPLRLILHALAASALAGLYLAALAGLVLQRSRFFTLAGGQVLLVTGYLLVLSGGPVGYHRLRHPVMPLVCVWAAPAWASLAERSGRTRPASSAAAI
- a CDS encoding tetratricopeptide repeat protein, coding for MAGLLVVAATLAAFWPVSGAGFLSWRDGERVLDSALVQTRSFDRIWSEPVQSRYLPVAVSWWALLSPGSASAAPAPPGASAPVPAAPKWIAPSSRQFHQAQLVLAALCAWLAFWIFYRVTRHVAAATAAAIVFAVHPWQVEPVAWVSQAPQMLGLLLGLAALALYFTLATSRVDTPQAGRRNSSVQPLGYLAATLFYALALLADPLALLTPLFAWVIDWGWVRPRERKAPVPMRWALLVLWLFLGGMALVQIRFALPRPAVATVSWTEVFAAWPWLSIGALSVAVILIASAWLGRVDRTLTACGLLIVALLPAAGVWPGMVEAGLTAPVTVWALLGPAMALAGALSLCERSGGYALAAVLAGILLVTSHVEASSWTSDASLAARLERQNPRSPLASLLRARAASAQGETVTAQSALTEALERDPNFVAAMVERGSLSLAAGDKAAAESVFAAALKLAPDEVAALDGYGQSLSGSIRGHDAIAAFRRALKFDPHRAETHLHLGHALLHNGDTQGALASFETALSLRPGSAAAYLGLAMANSRFPEQDREAIYRSIDNAQKALQVNPQLAEARALLIAGHRRLSELLSAEGQTAAAEEELQAILQIAPDEFETLCTLGNLLLTQQRYAEAEARFKGSLGVQPSHLESRYGLGIAYWSLNNPAEAEACFREVLAARPNHPGSLYQLALIQSSNGRIAEALAGYRAALAEKDHFARWPSAANNLAWILATCEDEQYRNGEEAVMWAKQVFDLYLQQQPPDFLEYVDTLAAAYAEAGKFSDAIDLARRAVAMCDSLGLAEGKARFQRRLELYITGRQVREPISLAGGAEPESQPEGIPQIDPTLPPPDLDTSPAELPEAPEMPAPEQASTAPASEPPSKSEPAPAADAPPATTP
- a CDS encoding tetratricopeptide repeat protein; the encoded protein is MVVTAVERSEQPAAATTPGETIAPWQAMLVLVALTLAVFHHVGSHGFVFDDLINIQSNDQLNWAGLGRFWREPYASMYIPVTYSFWVAEAEAARTLRPTASNLQLDPGLFHFANLALHVAVAVLVFVWLRTLRLNSLAAVAGALLFAVHPLQTETVNWVTETKGTLAALFGCGALLVFGQSLAAKPAKRWPLFGAATLLLALALLSKPSAAAIPLIALAVEWGFQQRPLRRLALPLAIWAALVVLVAWWAASEQEASALRNLAAPAWRPLVAADAVSFYLQKLVSPFAYCLDYGRTPAWLVKQPAIYFTWVLPVALAAVLAALPRQRTWLTALAVFVAGLAPTLGLIPFAFQEISTVADRYAYLAMLGPALAVAAILTYYDRRPVLFGVFGLLLVFGFIANRASEHWQNQATVFNRALAVNPRSVMGNLAIGNLLVSVGKFDEGLAHFRRGLESDPQHPGLIGNLGIALEGAGQYEEASEVLHKALKLRPDNHLAHIGLGRIYQRAGDQAHAIESFERAIELNDSVPEAHVFLAQALADSGATGPAIEQFERALQMHPQWMPAAAELMWLWSTSNDAKLRNGPAAVKLGESIRAGLETKSAAPQDRPDALFFDALAASYAETNQYMLAVQVGSKLVEELQLLAAKDAAWNDYLAGVSERLNLYHHGQPVRNVPPGHRLKIPGR